The following nucleotide sequence is from Roseivirga sp. BDSF3-8.
CCGAAAACCCTCCAAATTTCACCAACACCCCCTATTTTAGCCCCCCGAAAAATCACCAGCTATGAAACGGAGAACAGTACTGCCTTATGAGCCGTGGCTGAAGCCTATTGCGAAGAAGCTACGGAAGAATATGACCCTGGGCGAAGTGCTGCTCTGGCAGGAGCTCAAGCGCGGGCAGATGCTGGGCTACGACTTCGACCGACAACGACCTATCGGCAGGTATATCGTAGACTTTTACTGCAAGGACCTGATGCTAGCCATAGAGGTAGACGGCGAAAGCCACTACCACGACGATGCCCCGGAGAAAGACGCGGTACGACAAGCAGCCCTTGAAGACCTGGGCGTCCGCTTCCTCCGCTTCGATGATACAGACGTAAAACAGCATATAGACACCGTGGTAGCGACTATCCACCATTGGATAGAGACAAATGTGGAGGAGGGAATGGTGTAGTGTTTGGTAGCGGTAGAGAGTGCTAGACGAGGCGACCCTTTCCGTCTGCGAGACTATCTTCAGAGTTAACTCAATATTAGGTTTTCAAATAGACCATTGAGCATAAGAAGGCTTTGCTCTCGCAGCCACCTGAATGCAGGCCCAGCGGGATGCCGCCCAACTTCCCCAGGAAAAGATTTAGTCTGTGCTAAACGCCTCATTTTACAATAAACTCAACAGCACACTCAATAAACTCAACAGCACACTAAATTGAACGCATACTGTAAATCCCCGCCTGGGACTGGGGTCGCACACGACGGGCGACGCAGGAAGTTGGAGAAAGGCAGTAAGGGTGACGTCGGGGCGGGTTGTGTCGTCTAGAAAATATAGCTTAAGTACGAGCCCAGCGGGCTGCCGCCCACCTGAATGCAGGCCCAGCTTACCCAAGAAAGGATTTTACAGTCTGCTAAACGCAGCTTTACTGCAAAACCCAATCTGTCCGCTAAATTGAACGCACAGGGTAAATCCCCTCCCTGGAGGGGTAAGCGCAGGAAAGTAGCCATGAAACACTGAAAACGATGCAGGGGGTGGGTTGCGTCGTCTGGCAGAAAGGTGGAGAGCAAGCATGATAGGCTATACTGCCAGATGCAGGGGGTTCTTACCGCTACCCTACTGCTATCCGATGGGGGCTCTTACATTATCCCTACTGCCAGACGATGGGGGCCCCGCTATTCAGCGGGGACTTGTGCTATCCCCTTCCCTTACATCGTCTCAACAAACTCCAAAAAGGTCTTCTTATGGCGCTCCAGGTCCATGTCGGGAGACAGGGCTACGCGCGCGATGTAGTCTTTGTCCCCTTCTTTAGTGGTGCCCTGCGTGGAGGTAGCCGGTATCGTCCAGTAGCAGCCCTTTAGCTGGCCGTAGCTCACGCAATATTTACTTTCATTGGGTATCTCCCGGATCATCATGGTGATCAGCTTCAGGTTCAGCTCCCTTTTATACGCTTCTCTTTCTTCATCCGTGCTACCTTTGGTGGGCAGGTCTAATGAGAATACCGAAGGCGTAAATCCTTGACTGGCTATTTCTTCCGACACAAAGTTGATCTTCGCGGCGGGCAGCACCTCCTTTATAAAGTTTACAAACTCACGCGTGTTCTTATACGCATCATGTATCCTTTGATTCATAGAGGGCAGTTGCTCCGCCAGTATCTCCATTTGCAGGTCAGTGGCCTCATTATCGCAGAGGATCATATGCTTTTCTATTTTGGGCAGCAGGTCCTTCGCTTCTTCATTTGCCACGCAGTAGCCCGCCGTACATTTCCCTCCGCTGGGGAATTTCGATCCGCTTACGTAGGAGATCGTCCTCACCGTAGACAGTATCCCGTCTTCACCCAGGAACTGCACGTTAGGGCAAAAGGTCTGATCCAGAATAAACACCGGATCGATAGCCACCTCACCGGCCGCTGTTTTGCGGGGCTCGCTCAGCACCGCTTTTAAGCGCTCCAGGTCCGGCACCTCTACCCGTGGGTTCGTGGGGATTTCGGC
It contains:
- a CDS encoding endonuclease domain-containing protein — its product is MKRRTVLPYEPWLKPIAKKLRKNMTLGEVLLWQELKRGQMLGYDFDRQRPIGRYIVDFYCKDLMLAIEVDGESHYHDDAPEKDAVRQAALEDLGVRFLRFDDTDVKQHIDTVVATIHHWIETNVEEGMV